The genomic DNA GGGCGTGATCGAACCTTCGGTGACGCTCGTTCCAACTGCTCCTAACCGATGCCTCCAGCTGGCCAGCGGAACATTCGTACGTCTGAGGTTCGAGTAGATGCTGCGCGGATTCGTCTTGCCACTTGCGTTCGCTCCATCGGGTCGCTGCATCCCAGGCAACGGCAGTGGCGAGGAGAGTCAGGAAGCCGGTGGCCAATGCTGGGGAGCGCAGGACTTCGTGGGCCGCGAGTCGAGTTACTGATCCGATGACACGGCGACTACTCGAGTCAGTCGTGAGCACTCCGAGGAGGAAGGCGGCCGCGAAGAACAGCCAGCGTCGGGCTCCGCGGAGCGCTAGTGCTCGATCGACTGCTTCTTGGACGAGGGTCTCCATGGCGCCAGTCCAGCACGGGTGCGGACGTAGTGGGGGTCATACGTATGTCATGACGTGCGCATGTGTGGACGCGCGTCCATCCCCACTGCAAGCCGATGAATCCTGTTGCGCCACAATGCGACTCGCCGTCGCTGGGCTACGGATCACCCGCGACACTTGGCTATCCTGGAACTGCTAGCACCGGCTGGCTGAGGTGCGAGGAGCCTCACCGCATAGGCCATTCCGGGACCGACCACCCGCAGGCCGCACGCATTGGAAGGACGCGCAGGAGACCGGACCGACCATCCGGGCGCAGGACCGCATCATGGCCACGGCAACTCGGCAGACGGCAACGATTGATGGCCTTACAGACAGGCAGGTCGCGCAACTGATCGTCAAGGTCGCGCGCACTCCGCAGCACGGCGGCGGGATCAACGCTGCCGCCGTAGACCGCAAGGGCACTCTCTGGATCGCTTCCCGATCTCAGGAACGCCGCGTCATGAAGCCGACGTTCCTGGGCGAGGACAGGTGGTGCATCCCAGGCACGGTGGTTTGTGCGGGGCGGGGAGACGCACTCGTCCTCGACACAGATCTTCTGATGTGGGCGAGTTACGTCGGGTGGTCCGGCCCCAGCGCGGGAGAACCGGAGAAAGCGTTGGCTGCCCGTGGGGCCGTCGACGTTCTCGTCGAGCGCGCAGGCGATGCGCGGGCATGGGCGCGGACCGGCTGGACGTCGAGCTACGCGCTCTGGATGGCTTCCAACCTGGTTGCGAATTGTGCACACGGTGAGTTGTGCGGGCGGAGCCAGCATGGCTCGCGCATGCCCGAGTAGGGATGTCATGACATGCGCATGGGAGTACATCCGCACTACGAATCCTGTTGCAGGGCAGTCGAGTTCGATCGGCGCGTCGACCTGGGATGTGTGAGACGGATGGTTACTGTAGAACTGCCAGTACCGACTGGCTGAGGTGTGAGGAACCTCATCGCTTAGGCCGCTCCGGGACCGACCGCCCGCAGGCCGCACGTATTGGAAGGATGCGCAGGAGACCGGACTGACCATCCGGGCGCAGGACCCACTGTGGCCACTGCAACGCGACGCACCACAGCCGACCCGGACGGGCGGCTGACGCTGACCGTCCGAGAGGTTGCCGAACTCATCGGAATCTCGCTGAGCGGCACGTACGCCGCGCTGAACAGCGGAGAGATCCCGGGCCGCCTCCGTATCGGCGGCCGTGTACTTGTCTCGCGAGCCGCCCTTCAGCACTGGCTGGATCAGGTCGGCTGATGGCATCCAGGGTCAAGCGCGACAACGGAACAGTGCAGTCATACCGGGTGCGGTACCGACTGCCAGGAGAGACGCGCCAGCGGAGCAAGTCGTTCAAGACCGCCAAGGCTGCGAACACCTTCGAAGCAGAGATGAAGGTTGCGGCACGCAATGGGACCTACCTGAATGAGGCGGGGAGTGCGCTCACGGTCGCCGAGTACGGGCGAAAAGTGCTCGATGCGCGGTCAAGTCCCTTGTAGTGGTGTAGCGCTGCGTTCTCCTTGCTGAGGGTTTAGGCGGTCAGGGCGGGCAGGTCATCAACTCCGGTGTCGGGTTCGGTGGTGGGCACGATGTTGATGCGGCAGCGGGCCAGCAGGTCCAGGCCGAGGTAGCGGCGGCCTTCGGCCCATTCGTCGGTCTGCTCGGCCAGGACCGCGCCGACCAGCCGCACGATCGCCGCGCGGGTGGGGAAGATGCCGACGGCGTCGGTGCGGCGGCGGATCTCGCGGTTGAGGCGTTCGGCGGGGTTGTTGGACCAGATCTGGGTCCACACGTCCTTGGGAAACGCGGTGAACGCGAGGATGTCCTCGCGGGCGTGTGCGAGGTGCTCGGCCACGGCGGGCAGCTTCTCGGCCGTGTACTCGATGAGCCGGTCGAACTGGGCTTGTACGGCTTGGTCGTCGGGCTGGTCGTACACGCTGTGCAGCATCGCCTTGACCGCCGGCCACATGCTCTTGGGACAGATCGACATGAGGTTGGCGGCGTAGTGGGTGCGGCAGCGTTGCCAGGTCGTGCCGGGCAGGCTCGCTGCGATCGCCTCGACCAGCCCGTGGTGGGCGTCGGAGGTGACCAGCCGCACCCCGGTCAGGCCGCGGGCGACCAGGTCGGCGAAGAACTCATTCCACGCCGCGCCGGTCTCGGCGGTCGCGACGCGCAGGCCCAGGACCTCGCGGTGCCCGTCGTCGTTGACGCCGGTCGCCAGCAGCACCACGGCGTTGATGACCCGGCCGCCCTCGCGGACCTTCATCGTGAGCGCGTCGGCGGCCACGAACGTGAACGGGCCGGCCTCGCCCAGTGGGCGGTGGCGGAAGGAGTCGACGTGCTCGTCCAGGTCGGTCGCCATCCGCGAGACCTGCGACTTCGACAACGAGTCGATTCCCAGGGTCTTCACCAGCTTGTCCATGCGCCGGGTGGACACCCCGGCGAGGTAGCAGTCGGCCACCACGGTGATCAGCGCCGACTCGGCCCGTTTGCGCCGTTCCAGCAGCCATTCGGGGAAGTAGCTGCCGGTGCGTAGCTTGGGGACTGCGACATCGATCGTGCCGACGCGGGTGTCCAGGTCCCGGTGCCGGTACCCGTTGCGCTGAGCCGTGCGCGACGGGCTGGGCCGGCCGTACTCGGCGCCCACGACCGCGTCAGCGTCCGCGGACAGCAACGTGTTGATGATCGACTGCAGCAGGTTGCGCATCAGATCAGGGGACGCTTCGGCCAGGGCTTCACCCAACAGGCCAGCAGGGTCGACAATGTGTGGTGCGGTCATCGTGATGACTCCGTTCGAGAGTGCTGTGGAAGGTTCACTCGAAGGATCACGCGGTGGCCGCACCCACGTCCACGACCAACTCGTCAACGATGGCCAGCGACCGCGCTACACCACTATCAGGGACTCAACTGCCACATGGCGAGCTACCCAGCCAGTTCGAGTGGTCTGCTATTCGCGACAGCTCTGGACACTCCTTACTCCCGGGGGCACGGCAGATCGCGAATCCTTCGCCCGGGTCTCGTGCGTGCGGGTCTCATGGGCTCCCTCGTCGAGGCCCCCGGCGGCGGATGGGTTGCTCACTGGACCGATCGCGACGGGATGCCCAACGAAGAGACTGTCCGGACCGAGGCTCAGGCGGTCGGCCGCATCGTGCGCCGCGCCGCCGCGCCTACGACCTTCCACGGTCTACGACACGCATACATCTCTGCTCTCGTCGCCGAAGGCGTGGACCCATCTGCGGTCGCTTCGGCGGCGGGCCACGCGTCGGCGGCTTTCACTCTGTCGCGCTACACGCATCGCACTGCCGGTGCCGCCGACCGCCTCCGCGCGGCCGGCAACCAGGTTGCGCCCAACATGGGTCAGGAGGATCTCGGCTGATGTTCCCTATTTGTGCCTCGCTGGCCGCATCGGGCAGGAGAGCCAGACACAAGAAAACCGGCTCTAGCCAGCGTTTGCGCTGGTCAGAGCCGGTCTCTCGGATGGTCGGGGTGACAGGATTTGAACCTGCGACCTCTTCGTCCCGAACGAAGCGCGCTACCAAGCTGCGCCACACCCCGGTGCGCCCGCACAACCGTGCGGGCACGAGAGCACACGATACCTGGTGCCCCCGCCAGTCATGAAATCGGTTCGGCACCTCGGGGCACGAGGGTCAGCAGACTCGCCTCCGGGCGGCACGCGAACCGGGCCGGGGCGTACTTGCTGTGGCCCAGACCGGCCGACACGTTGAGCCAGGTGGCGTCGCTCGGAGCCTCGGAGTCGGGGCGTCCGACCGCGCCCGGCCACCACCGTGAGACGCCGCGGGCGCGCCGCTGGTCGAGGTCGCAGTTGGTGACGAGCGCGCCGTAGAACGGCACCGCGAGCTGGCCGCCGTGGGTGTGGCCGGCCAGGATCAGCTGGGCGCCGTCGGAGCTCATCGCGTCGAGCACGCGGGTGTACGGCGCGTGCACGACTCCCAGCGTCAGCGCGGCTCGGGGGTCGGCCGGTGCGGTGACCGCGTCGTAGCGGTCGTAGTCCAGGTGCGGGTCGTCGACGCCGACCAGCTCGACGTCCAGTCCGCGGATGTCGGTGCGGGTACGCCGGTTGGTCAGGTCGGTCCAGCCGCCGGCGGTGAACCCGGCCACCAGCTCGGCGACCGGCAGTGACGGCATGCCCATGTCGGCGCCGCGCCGGTGCGACAGGTCGAAGTAGCGCAACGGGTTCTTGGGCTGCGGTGCGAAGTAGTCGTTGGACCCGAGCACGAACGCACCCGGCACGTGCATGAGCGGCTCGAACGCGCGCAGCACTGCGGGCACGGCGTGCAGGTCGGAGCAGTTGTCCCCGGTGTTGACGACGTAGTCGGGCTCCAGGCCGGCGAGCGCCTGCACCCAGCGGATGCGATGCTCCTGGCGGGGGACGAGGTGCAGGTCGGACACGTGCAGCACGCTCCGCGGCTTGGACCCCGGGGCGAGCACGGGCAGGTGGGCCCGGCGCACGGCGTACCAGTGGCGCTCGACGAGCGTCGCCCAGGCGAGGCTTGCAGCGCCCGCGGCGACGGTGGTGGCGGCGACGCGGCGTACGACAGACATGCTCGTCATCCTCGCACCGCGTCCGAACTCGATGGAGCACACCCGCGGCGGCTGTCAGAATTGCGCCATGACCGACCTCAAGGCGACCCTTCGCTCCGACCTGACCGACGCCATCAAGGCGCGCGACCAGCTGCGCTCCGGCACCATCCGCATGACGCTCGCCGCCATCGGCAACGCCGAGGTCGCCGGCAAGGAGGCCAAGGAGCTCACCGACGACGAGGTCCTGCAGGTCATCACCAAGGAGGCCAAGAAGCGTCGCGAGTCGGCCGAGGCGTACGACGGCGCCGGGCGTCCCGAGCTCGCCGAGACCGAGCGGGCCGAGCTGGCCGTTCTGGAGACCTACCTGCCGAAGCAGCTCACCGACGAGCAGCTCGACGCGCTGGCGGCCGAGGCCGTCGCCGAGACCGGCGCGTCCGGGATGGCGCAGATGGGGCAGGTCATGAAGGTCGTCCAGCCCAAGGTGCAGGGCCAGGCCGAGGGCGGCCGGGTCGCAGCGGCGGTGAAGCGAGCGCTCGGCGCCTGATCGCTCACGGCCTCACCGAGAGGCCCACTAGCAGACGAGAGGCCCACTCGTTCGAGGTGAACGAGTGGGCCTCTCGGGCGTGAGTGGGCCTCTCGGCGAGGGGCGTCGGTCAGTCTCGCGGCGGCGGGAACGTCCAGCCGGGCTTGGGCCTGTCCTTGCCCTTGTCACGGTCGCGCGGGCGGTCCGGCAGCGGGAAGGGCCACGTCGGCTGGGGGCGCGGCGCCTGCACGGTCGGCGTCGAGCGCGGCGTGGCCTTCGGCTTGTCGTCGTCGTCCTCCTTGAACGCCGCGGGGGAGGCCGTGGAGGGCTTGTCGCTCGGCTTGTCGGTGCTCTTAGGTGGCGTGCCCATGATGCTCTGAGGCGGCTGCGGGAACTTCATCACGGGCTGGCCCTTCAGCGACTCGTCCATGATCGACTTCCACATGGGTGCAGCGACCGTGCCACCGTAGACGTAGCTCTTGATGAACTTGCCCGCCAGCGTGAGGTCACGCAGCGGCACGAGCTGCCCGTCGACGCGCTTGCTGCCGTTCTTGCCGTCCTGCGCACGACCGACCCACGTCGCGGTGGTGAGCTGCGGGGTCGAACCGACGAACCAGGTCGACGTGGCGCCGCCCTCGGTACCGGTCTTGCCGAAGGCGTCGCGTCCGCCGGCGAGGCCGTTGCCGAACGCCGTGCCACCCTTGGCGAGCGGTGCGTGGAAGATCTTGGCCGTGCCTGCTGCCACGGGCTGGCTGAGGACGCGCTTGCACGCGCTCGTCTGGATGGGCAGGGCCTTGCCGCGGGTGTTCTTGATCGAGACGACCGGGCGCGGAGAGCAGTACATGCCGCCCGAGGCGACCGTCGCGTACGCGTTGGCGATCATCAACGGCGTGCTGTACGCACCCAGGGTGACCGTCGACGGCGTCTTCAGCTCGAGGTCCCCGTTGGGCTTGTGCACACCGAGCTTGTCGATCGTCTTGCCCACATCGCATGCGCCGATCTCGCTGACGAGCTGAGCGAACGCGGTGTTGACCGACTCTCCCGTGATCTCGGTGAGGGTGCTCGTCCGCGGCGGGACCGTGTGGTCGTTGCGCACGATCCAGGGCGTGCGACCCACGCCGCACGGTGAGGGGAACTCCTTCTTCGTGAAGATTCGTGCGGGGTCACCGTCGCGCACCGTGTTGTACGGCGGGATCTTGGCCGGCGAGTTGACCTTCCGGCCCTTCTCGAGCGCGGTGATGATCGCGAAGATCTTGCCGGCCGATCCGACGGAGAAGCCCGCACGCGGGTTCTCGGTCTTCTGGACGACGTAGTTGGCCGCGCTCTTGCCGACGCCGCCGCGGTTGTCGTAGGTGGTGTTCTGGCCCATGGCCTGCACCAGGCCGGTGCCGGGCTGAACCTGGACGGCGGCGGCCTGGACGTCCGCGTCATTGCCGACGGGGACGCGCGACTTGATCTGCCTGTCGAGGATGGCCATCTTCTTGGGGTCCATCGCGGTCTGGATGATCAGCCCGCCGGTCTGCAGGGTCTTCAGGCGCTCGCGCGGCGTCTTGCCGAGCGAGGGCTGCTGGAGCAGCCAGTCCTGGACGTAGTAGCAGTAGTACGGGTACTTCGACGACGCACACGACTGGTCGAAGTTGGTGACGTTGAGGTCGTCCTTCATCTTGCGAGCGGTCGCCGTGGCGTGCTGCTGCGGGGTGATGTACTTCTGCGCGAGCATCCGGTTGAGGACCTCGTTGCGGCGGTGCGTGGAGTCCTCGGGGTTGTGGATCGGGTCGGTCTGACCCGGGCGCTGCACGACACCTGCGAGCGTCGCCGCCTGGCTGATGCTCAGCTTGGACGCCGGGACGCCGAAGTAGTGGCGGGCCGCGGCCTCGACGCCGTACTGCTGGTCGCCGTAGTAGACCGTGTTGAGGTAGCCCTCGAGGATCTGGTCCTTGGTCATCCGACCCTCGAGCGTGATGGCGTACTTCAGCTGCTGCAGCTTGCGCAGGTAGCCCTCGGTGCCGGTGCGCGAGATCGCGCGCTCGGCCTCCTCCTTGTTGCCCGACTTGCGGGCCTGGTCGGCCTGGACGACCTTGACGTACTGCTGCGTCAGCGTCGAACCACCCTGGGTGCCGCTGCTCACCATGTTGGCGGCGACCGCACGGGCCAGACCCTGCGGGTCAGCGCCGCCGTGCTCGTAGAACCGCTTGTCCTCGATCGCGACCTGCGCGTGCCGCATGATCGGCGCGATCTTCGACAGCGGGACGACGATGCGGTTCTCGTCGTATGGCGTCGCGATCGTCGAGCCGTCGGCAGCGAGGATGCGCGACTGCTGGTTGAGCGGGTTGACCTCGAAGTCGGACGGCAGGTCGTTGAACATGCCGACGCTCGACTTGGCCGCCTGGCCGGACGCACCGACCGCCGGGAGGACCAGCCCGGCAGCGAGAAGCCCCATGACCAGCGAGGTGGCCAGCAGGGCTCCGAGAAGGCTCATGACATTGGCCACGCGGGACGCTTGACGCATGGGCACCAGGGTAACCCGAGCGATGTGCTCCACCTGGGAGCCGCAGAGGGGCGGTCGGCGTACGCGAGGGCGCGAGCTCTCAGGAAGGTCGCGGCCCACTCTTATATAGTCCGAAGGGACTACGTGTAAATAGTCCTAGCGGGCTCTGGTGGCGTTCCGAACCAAGTTCATAACCTGAGCAGACCCGTGGGGGCGGGTACGACAAGTACATCGGAAGGCCACACCCTCATGACAGCAATTGCTGCTGAAACTCCGCTGTGGGACGAGAACTGGGCTGCGCGCGCTGTGTGCCGCTCCGGATCGCCCGACGAGCTGTTCGCCAAGGGCGCTGCCCAGCAGACCGCCAAGGTGATCTGCCAGCGCTGCCCGGTCGTCGCCGAATGTCTGGCCGACGCCCTGGACAACCGCACCGAGTACGGCGTGTGGGGCGGGATGACCGAGCGCGAGCGCCGCGCTCTGCTGCGTCGTCGCCCCGAGGTCCGATCCTGGGCCAGCCTGTTCAAGACCGCCCGCGCGGACGAGGCCAACACCCTGGCCTGATCCCACGACCCGCACTCGATGAGTGCGGCGAGGCCCGCTGCGAGGCTCGGCCGGCTCAGACGCCGGCCAGACTGTCCCCGATGCTCCGCAGCTCGTCCACGTCGTTCACGTCGTGTGCAGCCGCCGGCACCTGCACCAGGGCGATGTCCGGGTGCGATGCCGTGAAACGTCCGATCGCCGACGCGTGACGCGCGGCGTGGTCCGCCAGATCCGCGTGGACCCGCAGCAGCGCCGCACTGTCGGCACCCGACCAGCCGTTGCGGTCGTCCTCACCGTCGAGGACCTCTGCGGCGGCTGTGGCACGTGCGGCCGACACCGACGGCACGTAGGTCATCTGCACCCGGTTGACCACGAGTCCCGCCAGCGGCATGCCCTCCTCGGCCAGCCGATCGACGAAGTACGACGCCTCGCGCAACGCGTCCCGCTCGGGCGTCGCCACCACGACGAACGCCGTCCCGGGGTCCTGCAGCAGCGCGTACGTCGACTCGGCCCGCTCCCGGAACCCGCCGAACATCGTGTCGAGAGCCGCGACGAACGTCTGTACGTCGGTGAGCAGCTGGGCGCCGAGAACCTTGGTCATCGCTCCGCTCACCGCGCCCATGCCGACCGAGACGACCTTGAGGTAGGCCCGGCCGCCGACCTTGGCCGGCGCGGTCAGCAGCCGGATGAACCGGCCGTCCAGGAACGACCCGAGCCGCTTGGGTGCGTCGAGGAAGTCCAGGGCCGACCGTGACGGAGGCGTGTCGACGACGATCAGGTCCCAGCGCGGCTCACCGTCGACCCGCTCGGCGATCAGCTGCCCCAGCCGCTCCATCGCCATGTACTCCTGCGTGCCCGCGAACGAGCTCGACACCGCTTGGTAGAACGGGTTGGCCAGGATCTGCTGCGCCTTCTCAGGGGTCGAGTGGTTGAGCACGACCTCGTCGAAGGTGCGCTTCATGTCGAGCATCATCGCGTCGAGCGAGCCGCCCGCGGAGGTGTCGACCGTGGGCACCGCCACGGGTTCGTTGCCCATCTCCTCCAGGCCGAGCGCCTGCGCGAGCCGGCGGGCGGGGTCGATGGTGAGCACGGCCACCCGGCGTCCGGACTCGGCCGCGCGCACCGCGATCGCCGCGGCCGTCGTGGTCTTGCCGACGCCCCCGGAGCCGCAGCACACGACCGTGCGGGTGGCGCTGCTGGCGATGAGCGGGTCGATGCTGAGTGCGTCCATCACGCCATCCCCTGACCGACCAGCGCATCGGCGAGCTCGCGCAGCCCGCCGGCGTCGAGCCCCTCGTGGAGCAGCGGCAGGTGGTACGTCGGTCGGTCCAGGGCAGTCAGCGCCTTGCGTTCGCGCGTCTCCATGTCGAGGCGGTCGCCCAGGTCGAGGCCGGTCTGCACGAGCCCGTTGACCAGCGTGGGGCCGACCCGCAGGCCGGCGGTGGCGAGGTCGGTCTCGAGCGCGGCGACGTCGTCGGGGTCGCGGCGCAGTGCGTCGATGGCGGCGTCGGTCAGCTGCTGCTCGCGCTCCTGGTTGATCACCAGCCCGCCCACGCGCAGCCCGATGCGTTCGATCTCGGCAGCCGCGTCGATGGTCTCCTGCACCGGCATCTCCTCCAGCAGCGTCACGAGGTGGACGACGGTCGCAGGGGAGCGCAGCATCGCGGTGATCGAGTCGGCCTGCTGACGGATCGGGCCGACCTTGGCCAGGCCCGCGACCTCGTGGTTGACATTGAGGAACCGGCCGACGCGGCCGGTGGGCGGCGCGTCGAGCACCACGGCGTCGTACAGGTGGGGGCCGTTCTTGCGCTTGCCCTCGCGCCGCCGGACGGCCTCGTAGACCTTGCCGATCAGCAGCACGTCCCGGGCACCCGGCGCGATGGTGGTGGCGAAGTCGACGACGCCGAACTTCTCGAGCACGCCACCGGCGCGGCCGAGCTTGTAGAACATCTGGAGGTATTCCATGAGCGCGGCCTTGGCGTCGATCGACAGGCCGACCACCTCACCGCCGTGCAGACCGCGGGCCACCCGGCGCTCGTCGTCGCCGAGCTGGGCGACGTCGAAGGTGCGGCTGATGCCTTGACGGCTCTCGACCTCGGCGAGCAGGACCCGGCGTCCCTCGCTCGCGAGCGCCATGGCCAGGGACGCGGCGACGGTGGTCTTGCCGGTGCCGCCCTTGCCGGTGACGATGTGCAGCCGCACGCCGCTCCAGTCGGCCCCGCTGGGGCGGTTGTCGGTCACACGCCGAGCGTAGACACCTGCGGCCCTGCGCGCGCCGGATGGGCGCCCACCGGACGGCGCGGGTGCGTACTCGCGAGTACGCCAGGAAGGTGAGACGGTCGGCCAGGCGACGACGCCGAGGCCGCACTGGGGTGGCCGACGGAGTCGTCGGTGAGCCAGGAGGAGCGGTATGAGCAAGGAGCGGCTGACCCCGGTGCGGGGCTCAGGTCGTGCGCACGTCGTGGTCGTCGGTGCCGGCATGGTCGGGCTCTCGACCGCGTGGTTCCTGCAGGAGCACGACGTCGACGTAACGGTGGTCGAGCGCAGCGGTGTCGCCGCCGGCAGCTCGTGGGGCAACGCCGGCTGGATCTCGCCCGGTCTGAGCGTGCCGCTGTCGGACCCGTCGGTGCTGAAGTACGGCATGAAGGCCGTGCTCGACCCCAACTCGCCGCTCTACGTGCCGCTCAAGCCCGACGCGCGCCTCGCGCGGTTCATGCTCGGGTTCGCCCGCCGCTGCACGCCCGGTCAGTGGATGCGCACCATGCACCACTACGTGCCGGTCAACCAGCGGGCGTTGTCGGCGTACGACGCCCTCGAGACCGGTGGTGTCAAAGCGATCTCGCACGAGGCGCCGATCATGGCGGCCTTCCTCAAGGCGGCCGACGCGGCCGGGCTCGAGCACGAGATCGAGCTCATCCACGAGGCCGGCCTCGACCTCGAGACGACCGAGGTCGACAACGCCACGCTGCGCGCCGAGCTGCCGATCGTGTCCGACAAGGTCGAGCGCGCCATCCGTATCGGCGGCCAGCGCTACATCGACCCGGGCGCCTACGTCGAGGCGCTCGCCGCGTCCGTGCAGGAGCGCGGCGGCGACGTCGTCATCGGCTCCAACGTGCGCGCGCTGCGTCACGGCCCGCAGGGCGTCACGGTCGAGATGGTGTCCGGCGAGCCGGTGCACGGCGACGCCGTCGTGCTCGCCACCGGCGCGTGGCTGCCCGAGCTCGCGGCGCGCTGCGGTGTCAAGGTGCCGCTGCGCGCCGGTCGCGGCTACTCGTTCTCGGTCGCGGTCACCGAGCCGACCGCCCGGCCTGTGCCGAGCCCCGTCTACTTCCCGTACGAGCGCGTCGCCTGTACGCCGTACGGCGACCGCCTGCGTGTCGGCGGCACGATGGAGTTCGCCGACACCGAGGCCCCGCTCAACGCCGACCGCGTCGAGGCCATCGTGCGCTCGGGCCGACCGCTGCTGACCGGTGTCGACTGGGACGACCGCGAGGACGTCTGGGTCGGCGGCAGGCCTGTCACGGTCGACGGTCTCCCGCTCGTCGGCGCCACCAAGGTGCCGCGCGTGTGGGTCAACGGCGGCCACGGCATGTGGGGCATCACCCTCGGTCCGCTGTCCGGTCAGCTGCTGGCCGAGCAGATGGTGAGCGGTGTCGTACCCCGCGAGCTGGTGCCGTTCGACCCGACCCGGTGACGCCCGTAATCTCAGGCCCAAGACTACGCCTTGGGAGTACGCCACCGTCCCCCTCATGATCCACGCGACCAAGCAGATCCTCGACCAGTGGGGCGAGGACGGCTGGGAGCTGGTGCAGGTCGTGCCCGGTCCTGACGGCAACGGCCTGGTCGCCTACCTGAAGCGTCCGAAGGAGAGCTGAACCATGTCAGTCGTCGAGGACAACCTCGCTGCCCTGGGCCTGAAGGTCCCCGATGTCGCCACGCCTGCGGGGTCGTACGTCCCCGCGCTGCGGCACGGCGACCTGGTCTACACCTCCGGCCAGATCCCGGCCGTCAACGGTGAGCTGCAGGCCACCGGCAAGGTCGGCGCCGA from Luteipulveratus halotolerans includes the following:
- a CDS encoding helix-turn-helix domain-containing protein translates to MATATRRTTADPDGRLTLTVREVAELIGISLSGTYAALNSGEIPGRLRIGGRVLVSRAALQHWLDQVG
- a CDS encoding ArsA-related P-loop ATPase — translated: MTDNRPSGADWSGVRLHIVTGKGGTGKTTVAASLAMALASEGRRVLLAEVESRQGISRTFDVAQLGDDERRVARGLHGGEVVGLSIDAKAALMEYLQMFYKLGRAGGVLEKFGVVDFATTIAPGARDVLLIGKVYEAVRRREGKRKNGPHLYDAVVLDAPPTGRVGRFLNVNHEVAGLAKVGPIRQQADSITAMLRSPATVVHLVTLLEEMPVQETIDAAAEIERIGLRVGGLVINQEREQQLTDAAIDALRRDPDDVAALETDLATAGLRVGPTLVNGLVQTGLDLGDRLDMETRERKALTALDRPTYHLPLLHEGLDAGGLRELADALVGQGMA
- a CDS encoding WhiB family transcriptional regulator, with translation MTAIAAETPLWDENWAARAVCRSGSPDELFAKGAAQQTAKVICQRCPVVAECLADALDNRTEYGVWGGMTERERRALLRRRPEVRSWASLFKTARADEANTLA
- a CDS encoding transglycosylase domain-containing protein, producing the protein MRQASRVANVMSLLGALLATSLVMGLLAAGLVLPAVGASGQAAKSSVGMFNDLPSDFEVNPLNQQSRILAADGSTIATPYDENRIVVPLSKIAPIMRHAQVAIEDKRFYEHGGADPQGLARAVAANMVSSGTQGGSTLTQQYVKVVQADQARKSGNKEEAERAISRTGTEGYLRKLQQLKYAITLEGRMTKDQILEGYLNTVYYGDQQYGVEAAARHYFGVPASKLSISQAATLAGVVQRPGQTDPIHNPEDSTHRRNEVLNRMLAQKYITPQQHATATARKMKDDLNVTNFDQSCASSKYPYYCYYVQDWLLQQPSLGKTPRERLKTLQTGGLIIQTAMDPKKMAILDRQIKSRVPVGNDADVQAAAVQVQPGTGLVQAMGQNTTYDNRGGVGKSAANYVVQKTENPRAGFSVGSAGKIFAIITALEKGRKVNSPAKIPPYNTVRDGDPARIFTKKEFPSPCGVGRTPWIVRNDHTVPPRTSTLTEITGESVNTAFAQLVSEIGACDVGKTIDKLGVHKPNGDLELKTPSTVTLGAYSTPLMIANAYATVASGGMYCSPRPVVSIKNTRGKALPIQTSACKRVLSQPVAAGTAKIFHAPLAKGGTAFGNGLAGGRDAFGKTGTEGGATSTWFVGSTPQLTTATWVGRAQDGKNGSKRVDGQLVPLRDLTLAGKFIKSYVYGGTVAAPMWKSIMDESLKGQPVMKFPQPPQSIMGTPPKSTDKPSDKPSTASPAAFKEDDDDKPKATPRSTPTVQAPRPQPTWPFPLPDRPRDRDKGKDRPKPGWTFPPPRD
- a CDS encoding IS256 family transposase; this translates as MTAPHIVDPAGLLGEALAEASPDLMRNLLQSIINTLLSADADAVVGAEYGRPSPSRTAQRNGYRHRDLDTRVGTIDVAVPKLRTGSYFPEWLLERRKRAESALITVVADCYLAGVSTRRMDKLVKTLGIDSLSKSQVSRMATDLDEHVDSFRHRPLGEAGPFTFVAADALTMKVREGGRVINAVVLLATGVNDDGHREVLGLRVATAETGAAWNEFFADLVARGLTGVRLVTSDAHHGLVEAIAASLPGTTWQRCRTHYAANLMSICPKSMWPAVKAMLHSVYDQPDDQAVQAQFDRLIEYTAEKLPAVAEHLAHAREDILAFTAFPKDVWTQIWSNNPAERLNREIRRRTDAVGIFPTRAAIVRLVGAVLAEQTDEWAEGRRYLGLDLLARCRINIVPTTEPDTGVDDLPALTA
- a CDS encoding metallophosphoesterase, whose protein sequence is MSVVRRVAATTVAAGAASLAWATLVERHWYAVRRAHLPVLAPGSKPRSVLHVSDLHLVPRQEHRIRWVQALAGLEPDYVVNTGDNCSDLHAVPAVLRAFEPLMHVPGAFVLGSNDYFAPQPKNPLRYFDLSHRRGADMGMPSLPVAELVAGFTAGGWTDLTNRRTRTDIRGLDVELVGVDDPHLDYDRYDAVTAPADPRAALTLGVVHAPYTRVLDAMSSDGAQLILAGHTHGGQLAVPFYGALVTNCDLDQRRARGVSRWWPGAVGRPDSEAPSDATWLNVSAGLGHSKYAPARFACRPEASLLTLVPRGAEPIS
- a CDS encoding tyrosine-type recombinase/integrase; the protein is MGSLVEAPGGGWVAHWTDRDGMPNEETVRTEAQAVGRIVRRAAAPTTFHGLRHAYISALVAEGVDPSAVASAAGHASAAFTLSRYTHRTAGAADRLRAAGNQVAPNMGQEDLG
- a CDS encoding ArsA family ATPase, which encodes MDALSIDPLIASSATRTVVCCGSGGVGKTTTAAAIAVRAAESGRRVAVLTIDPARRLAQALGLEEMGNEPVAVPTVDTSAGGSLDAMMLDMKRTFDEVVLNHSTPEKAQQILANPFYQAVSSSFAGTQEYMAMERLGQLIAERVDGEPRWDLIVVDTPPSRSALDFLDAPKRLGSFLDGRFIRLLTAPAKVGGRAYLKVVSVGMGAVSGAMTKVLGAQLLTDVQTFVAALDTMFGGFRERAESTYALLQDPGTAFVVVATPERDALREASYFVDRLAEEGMPLAGLVVNRVQMTYVPSVSAARATAAAEVLDGEDDRNGWSGADSAALLRVHADLADHAARHASAIGRFTASHPDIALVQVPAAAHDVNDVDELRSIGDSLAGV
- a CDS encoding GatB/YqeY domain-containing protein, with the translated sequence MTDLKATLRSDLTDAIKARDQLRSGTIRMTLAAIGNAEVAGKEAKELTDDEVLQVITKEAKKRRESAEAYDGAGRPELAETERAELAVLETYLPKQLTDEQLDALAAEAVAETGASGMAQMGQVMKVVQPKVQGQAEGGRVAAAVKRALGA